The genomic DNA GAGGTCTCCCCGGCGTGGGTGGCCTCCTTGGTGTGCATGTCGGTGCAGAAGCCGCAGCCGTTGACCTGGCTGGCCCGGATCTCCACCAGATGTTGAATGGTGTCCGGCAGCGTCGAGTCCGCCAACACTTTGCTGGCCGAGACGAGGTGCTTCAGCACCTTGGCCGCGAGGGGACTGCTGTAGTAGTCGAGACGCGATTCCATGGGAACTCCTAACCCAGTCGCAGGTACACAGCGAAGACCGGGCAGCCCGGCAAGGTGTGACGCCAAGGGCTGTGTGATGTGGGTCTCCGTGACCATGCCATCGCCGTACCTCCAAGTGAGAGCCCCTGCTGTGCGACGGATGCTGATCACCTGGTCAGTACGTGTTGGAAGGGGGGTCAGGTTCGCTCGTTCAGCCGTTTCATCAAAGGGCTGCTTCTCCTCGAATTCGATGGGCTGAGCCAGCCGAGCCGTTGCCGGATGCGCCGGCCAAAGGCTGTCCCGTAATCCCTGGTGGATCAGCGCGCGGCGTCAGATTCGGTGCATCGCAAGGCGGAGGGACGTCCTCTCGGGCGTTCCGGCAATGCGGCGAGGTGCCGTAGCTGTCGTCGTGCGCCCGCCAGGGATTGCGGGACAGCCCTCAGAAGCCGTCGATGTGCTCGAAGGGCGCGAGGTTCGCCTCGGCCCGGGTGGCGCAGGGGCGCGCTGGGCCAGGTCCGGCCAGGGTGGCCTTCGGGTCGTGGCGCGTGAAGTCCTTGCGACGCGGGTTCACCCCCACCGGCTCGGCCTCGCGCATCCGTTGCTCGACCCGCTTGCGGCCCGCCGCCACCCGTCGCGCTTGAGAGCAGCGTGCACCGCGAGGAGCCGTAGATCCCGACAGGCTCGGCGTGGATCCGCCGGATCTGCACCGTACGCTCATCTAACTTCTGCGCGTACTCTCGGCAGCCATGGCCAGAGGTCACCTCATTCGCCGTCTAATGCTCCCCCCTTTGCTCCCCGACGAGGACAGCGATCTGAACGACCTGTCGCCGCTGCAGACCGTGCCCTACGCCGAACGCGCCCCCTCGGCGTCTTGCGCCTCGAACACAGCGGCCTGGCTGAGACCGGCACGATGGACACCGCTCCGGGGCGTCGATCGTGCCGGTCGGCGAGGAGGCACTGACGGAGAGTGGCCCGCCGGGCGGCCATCACCCCTCGATCAGACGGTACTGACCACTTGCTCGTACGCCAGACGGGGGGAGCGTGTGAACCACGCATTCTCGCCCGGCCTGCCGATGTTGACGACGGCGAGAACCGCGTGCTCGCCATCGCCGAAGAACTCCTTGTCGATGCCCTCGGCGTCGAAGCCGGTCATCGGGCCTGCGGCCAGGCCGGCGGCGCGGACGCCGATGATGAAGTAACCGACCTGGATGAGCGCGTTGAGTTTCGCGGACCGCTCACGGACCGCACGCTCGGCGAAGAGATCCTTGGCCTGTGGGAAGTGCGGGAACTGGATGGGCAGTTCCTCGTGGAACTCATTGTCCGCGGCGAGGATGGCGACGAGCGGGGCGGCGGCGGTCTTTTTGCGGTTGGCCTCGGACATGTGCTCGAGCAGGCGCTCGCGCGCCTCGGCGGAACGGACCAGAACGATACGCAGCGGCTGCTGGTTCATCGAGGTGGGGCCGTATTTGACCAGGTCGTAAATGGCCTCGATCTGGTCATCCGTCACTGGCTCGTCGGTGAAGGTGTTGGCGGTCCGTGCCTCCCGGAACAGAAGATCCTGGGCTGCGGGGTCGAGCACTGGAGACATGGTGAACCTCTCAGGGGGAAGTGTCTGTGGCTTCTCGGTGACTCGGCGAACTGCAAAGCAGAGGAACTGGGCGCTGACACCCAGCAGGTAGACGGCGGTCGTAGTTGTCCCGACGAGCCCCCACAGCAGCGGCCCTGAACAACATCGTGCGAGTAACAGGCTGACCAGTGCGGCGAGAGCCGCCATGGGCAGATGGAAGGCGGCCCATGGCCGCGTGTTGGCGGCGGACCTGTCCGGTGCCATGGGGGCGCCGCTGTAGGCGAGGGCACTCAACGCGACGAAGGTGAGTGTCGCACCGGTGAGGAACGCCAGGACTTCGGCCGCCCCGGGGGCACCCCGATCGGACGACGTCACCGCTGTGGCGGTCCACAGTGCCAGGGTGTATCCGTGCGGGGCCGCGCTCACGGCCACGGTGGCGCGGAGTTGGCCGCGGTATCGGTGTTCCGGGCCCGTGTGCGCACCGGGCCGGACCGTCATGGGCCGCTGTTGACTATCCGTCCGCGACATGGATGACGACCTGCCATGCCGGTGTTGCATCTCCCGCGCCACGTCCGCGGCGCGGGTCCGTGCGAGGGGAACGGCCCTGCCGGTCTCCGGGCTCAGCCGTCCGCTCGTGGTCAACTCGCTGATGGAGTCGAGTCTGTCGCGGGCAGGTTCGACGACGGAGAACACTACGGTTGTGGGGCGTGTTGCCGGGTCGCGCCGAGGTCGTTCGGTGCCGCGATGCTGACATGGACGTCACCTCGCCCGGCGAGGCGGCGAGCTGTACGGCGAACGAGAAGGCGATCCGTACCATGCCGACGACATCGCCGGACCCTGGCTCAGGGCGCGGAGCGGCCTGGCGGATCAGCCGTTCAGGGCCTTTGTGTTGGTGTGCGCGTACTGCGCGCATGGTTCTCATGAGGCGGTCACTTCCTGATGAAGGACGGGTGCCGTGCCGGTGGCCACGCCGTCGCGACCAGCATCACCCGTACGGCCGGAGCCAGGCATCGCCCATTCAAGGGATCCTTGCCGCCGTGCCCTGCCGGGTCGGGGCACCGCTCAGTCCGCCCTGTCGGCGATACCACCCCGTTCGATCGCCAGCCGGGTCAGTTCGACTCGTGTGTTGATACCGAGCTTGGTGAAGATGTGCTTCATGTGCGTGTTGACGGTGTGCACGGACACGTAGAGCCGGTCGGCGATGGCCCGGTTGGTGAGGCCTTCCACGACGAGCGGGATCAGTTTCCGCTCGGATCCGGTCAGGTTCCTCCACTCCGGGAGGCCGGTCGTGTGGTGACGTGGGGCGCTGGTGCGCACGCCGAGCTGCCGAAGGCGCTGCCTGATCCGTTCGTGATCGCGCAGGGCTCCTGAGGCCGACGCCAGCTGACCCGCTTCTTCGAAGTACCGGATCGCTGGCGTCGTATCGGCCGATGTGGCCATGAGCTCGCCGAGGTCCTCGCAGGCCGCGGCCAGGACCAGCGGCCTGCCGGTATCCCGGTAACCGGTGATGGCGGACGCCAGTGCACGGGGGTCGCTGTGGAGCAGGCCGTCCACGTGGGCGCGGACCGCACCGATGATCTGCTGGCTGTCGTCCTGCGCGGTCAGGCTGCGCAGTGCGCCGAATACTGCCTGCGCAACGGACGGGCCCTCGCCGCGCAGAGCGATGCGCACGATTCCGGGCCAGTGGGACGGCGGCAGTGCAAGCAGCCGCGTCGGCTCCTGCTCCCCGAAGCTGCCCGTGAGTGCCTCTGCCGCTGTGGCATGCCGGCCCTCCGCGTCCGCCAGGCAGGCCCGCGCGAGCGACACCCACAGGCCGTACCGTTGTGCGGTCGTGCCGGAACCGGCTTCGGCGGCGCGGAGATGGTCCCGGGCCTTGGCGAGGTCACCGCGTCTGATCTCCACCAGTGCCAGTATGGAGCGGGCCTGGGGATTCGGTTGAGTGAACTCGAGTTCGTCCGCCACCGTCAGACTGGCATCGGCCTCCACGGCCGCGTCGTCCAGCGCTCCTTGTTCGAGTAGTGCGCAGGCACGGGCTGCATGCCAATGGGGAAGTGACCAGCCAAGGCCCAGCGCCTCCGCTTCGCGCTGTCCCTCCCGCAGAATCCGCCCGGTGTCCGCGAGCCGGTCGGTGGCGGTCAGCACCGTGGCCAGCCACAGCGCCGGAATCCGCGGGGGGCGCAGGTAGAGCGCGGCGGACTCCGTGCCGGTGCGTCGGGTGGCCTCCTCGGCAAGTTCGAGGGCGCGGGCAAGGCGCCCGCGGTAGAAGAACGTCTGCGACTGGAAAACCTCGGCGCTGACGACGAGGGCCGGATCGCCGCTGCGGTAGGCGGCCTCGACCAGCCCGGTGTCGGTCTGCTCGGCAGCGGTGATGTCCCCGAGGTACACGTGGCCCGTCGCCTTGGTCTTCAGCAGCCGGACGCGCAGGTAGGGCGGTAGCGCGGCGAGGTCCAGGGCCTGCTGGAGGTGGGTCATCGCGGCGTCGTCGTCGCCCGCGGCCTGATGAATCTCGGCGGCCACCAGGCGCAGGCAAGCCTCCTGCAGCGGCTCAGGACCGTGCGACAGGGTGGCGGCGACCAGATCGAGCGCCTCGTGAACCCGGCGGGTTCGGCCGAGGTACTCGGCTGCGTCGGTCAGCAGGGTGATTCGACGCCGGTCGTGCGGCGGCAGGAGGCCGGCGATCCGCTGAGCGAAGTCCGCAGCCGCGTCGGGGGCGGTCGACGACAGTTCCCGTACTGCGGTGTGCAGCGTGGTCACGGCCTCGTCGTCGACCGGGCCGCCCGACATGACGACGTGCCAGGCTATCTCCGCCGATCGTGCCCCGGTGCGGCGCAGACTGTCGGCCGCCTCCCGGTGCAGAGCGGTCCGTACGGCCAGAGGCAGGTTGTCGTGGACGGCCTGCCGAATGAGGTCGTGGCGGAAGGCGAGTCGAGGGCCGTCGGCCGAGAGCAGACCGGCGTTCAGGGCGGCCTCGACGCCCGACAGCAGGCTGCCGACCTGCCTGCCGAGCATTCGGGCGGCCGTGCCGAGGTCGAATTCGCGGCCGAGGACGGACCCGACCTGGAGCAGGCGCACGGCATCCTCCGGGAGCCGGTCCAGACGCGCGGCGACGCTCAGCCGAAAACCGACGGGGATGCCGTGCTGCCGAAGGTTCGCTACGCCCGCAGCCACTGTGATGGCATCCGTGTCGACGAATGCGCGCACCAGTTGAGTCGCCAGGAACGGATTGCCCGCGACGCCTCGCAGCAGTCCGGCCAGACCGGGTGACGGCCTCGCCCCGAGCAGATCGGCCGCGATGCGCTGCAGCTCCTGCTGCGGCAGGGGGCCGAGGGGCAACCATCGGGCTCCGAGGCGTTCGAGGTCCTCCCGCACCCTGGCCACGGTCGGCCGCTCGGTCTCCGACCGTACTGCCAGCACCCACAGGATCCGCGAGGCGGCCAGTCGTCCGGGCAGGGTACGGAGCACGAAGAGCGTAGCCGGATCCGCCCACTGCGCGTCGTCCACGAGCACGGCCACCGGGGCGCGCTGGGCCCGGTTCTCCAGGGCATCCGTGATGTTGTCCAGCAGCCAGAGTCGCTGGTCGTCGGTGGCTGCGGCGGTTCGGTCGGAACCATCGGAGGACTGCAGGGCGGACTGCAGGGCGGCTCCTGCTGCGAACTGGTCGAGTTCGTCGGCCCGTACGGACACCACATCGAACCCGAACCGCCGCGCCATCTCGTCCATCTCCGCGAGCAGTCGGCTCTTGCCGACGCCGGGCGCGCCCTCCACCACGACGCAGGCGCCTCGTCCGCCATGCACCGTATCCAAGGCCTCGCGGACAGCCACGATCTCGCGGCCTCGTCCCCGGAGGCGCAGCCGGGGCATGGCCTGGTTCTCGCGCCCCCGGGCCCGGCCGCCCGCGGGATCTGTGCCGCGCATGGGGCAAGCATGCCGCACGGTCACACCGCCCTCAACGTCGGTTCCCCCGCGATCGGTGCTTTCACCCGGGTGATTGTCGGATCCGCGCCGATCTCTCACCCTGCCGCGACGCATGCTCCGAGCTGTCCAGATCTCTGGACCCGGAGAGGAGCACGACGTGCGTACAGGCAAGGAATACCTGGCGGCGCTGAACGACGGCCGCAAGATGTGGGTGGGTGACGAGCTCGTCGAGAACGTGGCCACGCACCCCAAGACCCGGGCGTATGCCCGCAGGCTCGCGGACTTCTACGACCTGCACCACCGCCCGGACCTCGAGGACGTCATGACGTTCGTGGACGAAGAGGGCGTCAGGCGGTCCATGACGTGGTTCCAGCACCGCACAAAGGAGGACCTGAAGCGCAAGCGCCGCTACATGGAGACGGTGCTACGGGAACTCGGCGGCGGGGCGACCCCCCGCACACCGGATGTCAACAACTACGTCCTGCTGACCTACGTCGACGACCCGGAGCCCTGGAGCAGCCAGTCCGTGGGCGCCGACGGGAGGGACCTGACCGAGGGGATCATCGACTTCTGGAACGTGGTGCGGGAGGGCGACCTCAACACGACGCCGGCGTTCGTCGACCCGCAGACGGACCGCTCACGCGAGTCCGCGCAGGCCGATTCCCCGGCTCTGCAAGTGGTGAGCACCTCGGACGAGGGCATCACCGTGCGGGGCGTGAAGGCGATCGGTACCGGCGCGGCCTTCGGGGACTGGATCCACATCGGCGTCTTCTACCGCCCCGGCATTCTGCCGGAACAGATCATCTTCGGGGCGGTGAAGCCCAACACCCCCGGGGTCACCATCATCTGCCGGGAGAGCAACGTCCGGGACGGCGAGGACGTCGAGCACCCGCTCGCCTCCCAGGGTGACGAGCTGGACAGCGTCATCGTGTTCGAGGACGTGTTCATCCCCTGGAACCGGGTGTTCCACATCGGTAACCCCCAGCACGCGTCGTTGTACCCGCAGCGTGTCTTCGACTGGCTGCATTACCAGGCTCTGGTCCGGCAGATGGTGCGCGCCGAGCTGATGCTCGGTCTGATCCTGCTGATCACCGAGCACATCGGCACCTACAAGCTGCCGCCGGTCCAGACCCGGATCGCGCGGTTCGCCGGCTTCCACCAGACACTCAAGGCGCATGTGATCGCTTCGGAGGACGAGGGGTTCACCACGCCCGGCGGCCTCTACAAGCCGAACGTCCTGATGTTCGACTTCGGGCGGGCCTATTACCTCGAGAACATCGCCGGCATGGTGAACGAGGTCATCGACCTGGCCGGTCGTGCCTCGCTCATCTTCCCGACCGAGGGGCAGTGGAAGCGGCCCGAACTGCGGCCCTGGCTCGAGGCGTTGCAGACGGGACCGGTCGGGAGGCCGCACGACCGGCTGAAGATCAGTCGCGTGATCCGCGACCTGTTCCTGTCCGACTGGGGCAACCGCATCAGCACCTTCGAGAACTTCAACGGCACGCCCCTGCTGGCCATCCGCACCCTCACCATGAAGCGCGCCGAGCTGTCCCCGAGCGGCAGCATGGCAGACCTCGCGCGCAAGGTCTGCGGCATCGAGAGCCTGGACGACGAGCAGCAGGACACCGCGTACACGGCTCAGGCGGACTACGCCCGACGTCAGGACGCCTCGTAGCAGGATGCAAGGGCCCGGGTCAGAGGACGCCGCACTCCCGGGCCCTTGCGACTGCTCCGCTCCTGTTGTGCGCGTCGAGTTTGCGGAAGATCGCCCGTACCTGTGTCTTGACAGTGTTGTGGGACACATAGAGCTCGGCGGCGATCTCACGCAGGGTCAGTGGGCCGCACAGGGCTCGGAGTACTCGGCGCTCGCCCAGCGACAGGTCCTGGGGGCCGGGAACGGCCGTGCCCTCGCCGACTCGTTCGAGCAGATCCGTCAGTACCCCTGGCGACTCGCACCGGGCCGCTGCCCGCTCGGCTGCTTCGCGGGCCTCCCGTGCCGCGTCCGCGTTGTGCCGCGCACTCTCCAGTCGAGCCCGCGTGAAGTGGCACAGGGCGCGAAGGTGGGGTTCGCCTCCGGTCCGGGGCGAGCCCGCCAGCGCCGCTTCCGCGCCGGCCAGAACCCGTTCAGCCTCCTCGACCTGTCCCTCTTCGAGGAGTAGGCCGGCCCGGCTGATGTAGACGGACAGGGCGACGAAGTGCCGGTCCAGACCGGCCGTCGCGACTGCCTGGAGGGCCTCGTCGCTCAGGATCCGCGCCTGATCGTGCCGTCCGGCCAGCAGCGCGCACACCGCCCGCAGACCCAGCGCGCGGACGAGCGCCAGACTGTGCCCGGCGGCATACGCGTCACGGGTCGCCTCGCCGAGCAGCGCCTCCGCCTCCTTGTACCGGCGGGTCCACAACAGTGCGGTACCGCGGGCCGTACAGGCCAGGGCACGCCAGGAAGTCAACGGAATGGTGCCCGCGAGGGCGGATTCGCCGAGACGGTCGGCAGTCAGGAGCTCGCCCATCAGGCAGCAGGCCACGGCTTGAGCGACCGCAGCCGCATCGGACACCGTGCTGCCTTCGCCGACCGTCTCCGGTCCCGTGTCTCTGAGCTGGGCCACACCCAGCCAGCGCCGGGCCGTTTCCGGGGCGCCACCCGAGAGAGCCGCCATCGCCGCCACGACGCACAGTCTTGCGTCGGCGGCGACCGTGCGGGGCGGCAAGTGGCCCAGCCAGTGCGAGATCTCGGCACTACGGCCCGCCGAGATCGCCTTCTCCCAGCCGTCGAGAATCGACGCGACGGCTGCGGACTCATCGCCGCCCAGCACCCAGTGCCGTACGGCCGCAGTCGTCTCCCCTTGCCGGGAGTACCACTGAGCCGCCGTCCGGTGCAAGGACACGAGAGCGTCTGTCCCTTCGGACACCAAGGCGTCGGACAGCAGGGGAGACAGCGCTCGGTGATGCCGGTACGCCGACGGATCGGCGGCGACGGGCACCAGCAGTTGCACGGTCCGCGCGAGCTCGCGTAGCAGCACGCCTGCCCGGTCCCCGGCGAGGGCCTGGCACGGCCCGGCACTCAGCTCGTCGAGGACACTGGTACGCAGCAGGAACTCGCGCTGTTCGGTGGTGAGCCGGTGGAGCACCTCGGTGGCCAGATACTCGGCGACCCCTTGTCTGCCGCGGGCCAAGCTCCCTTCCATGTCGGCCCCGCTCGCCGAGCGGGCGAGTGCGCGCCCCATGATGCACAGACCCGCCGCCCATCCCTCGGTGGCCCCGTACAGCGCGCTCGACGTGTCCGCGGTCGGAGGGGACCCGAGCAGATCGGTGAGCACTGCCTGTGCTTCCTCAAGGGTGAAGGCCAGGTCGTGCCGGTCGAGTTCGGCGACCAGACCCCGGGCGCGCAGGGCTGGAAGCGGCCTTCCGGGCATGTGCCGGGTTGACAGGACGATGCGGAAAGCCTGGGGAAGCCTTGTCAGGAAGTCCATCAGGCTGCGGACCGCATCGACATCCGTGACGGTTTCCAGTCCGTCGAGGATCAGCGTGAGCGGTCCCTCTCCGCCCAGTCCGGTCAAAAGGCTTGGCAGAATCTCCTCGCGCCATGCGTCGAGCGTCCACTCGTCGCCCTCGATGCGTGCGGGCAACTCCGGTCGTACGTGGCGCAACGCCCGCAGGATGACGGCCCAGAGCCGGCCCGGGGCGTTGTCGTACGCGTCCAGGCTGAGCCAGGCGCACTCTCCGCGAGCCGCCAGGCCTCGCGACCACTCGGCCAGGAGCACCGTTTTTCCGGCACCGGCCGGCGCGGAGACCACCACCACGGGCTCGGACGCCGCGTCAAGCCGGCGCAGCAGACGCAGGCGTGTCAGGAGATGCGGGGGCTGGGCCGGAGGGTGCAACTTGAAGGTCGGCACGGAGTTGGTCACGGCACCTTCCGTGGAGTCGTCGGGACGAGCGGAGCCCCCGATGGCCAGGGCTCGCCTCGCAAGAGCCGGAGCCGGACATCGGGGGAGTAGTGGGCCGGTCAGGTTCGCGCAGCGGTTTTCTCCGGACCGCTGCCACCAGGACTAGGGCCTGAGCGAGCCGAAACCTCCCGCGAAGTAGAGCAGCGGTCGGACGTCCCCGCTGTGTGCGCAATAGCGGACATCACCCACGAAGATGGTGTGATCGCCGCCAGGGAGCGCCTCGGCGACGTCGCACACGACGGCCGCTATAGCGTCCTTCAACACCGGCACACCGTGGTCGTCGCAGATCTCGACGCCCGCGAACTTGTCCGGTTTGGAAACGGCGAAGTTCCGCGCCAGGGGCTCGCTGTCCTCGCCGAGGATATTGACGGCGAAGCGACCGTGCTCCGCGATCGCGGTCCGCGTGTACAGGTGGTTGCCGATACACACGAGCAGCTGGAGCGGATCCAGAGACAGGGCGGACACGGCGCTCGCCGTCATGCCGATTGGCGTGCCTCCGGAGCGGGTGGTGATCACGCTGACACCCGTGGCGAGCCGGCTCATCGCGGCTCGGAAATCGACTGTCATATCAACGGTTCCAATCATCGGAGGACCTCCGTGAAATTGGGGCTGGGCCCTGGTGCCTGGGGTGAAGCGTGCAACTCCGGCTGTTAATGTGAGGGAAATCTTGTCCTGCACCGGACGGCGCTGGGCGTTCACACGGTCGTCAACTCATCGACGCAGTCGGTCGACCAGGCGTCTCAGCTCCGCGGACGGCAGCACTCCGAGCTCCTTCATGACGCGCAGGTAGCCTCGGTACAAGTCGAGCAGTTCATCGTCCGAGCCGGCCGCTTCCGCAGCGCACAGGGCGAGCCGCCAGGCCTGTTCCCGGTAGGGATCGCTGTCCAGCACGACACGTGCGAGCCGACGGGCCTCCCGGACGTGGCCGAGGTGGAGCGCCACGGTCGCCGCGTCCACGCGGGCCTGCAGGAGGGCGGCCTCGAGTTCGGCGCGCCTGGTGTCGAGCCAGTATGTCGAGAGGGAGTCGAAGTAGCAGCCGCGTTCGGCGATGGCCAGGGCGCACTGAAGTGTGTCCCACCGGCGCTCGCCGTCCTGCCGTGCGGCTTCCGCCAGCAGCCGCTGCAGGGTCCCTGACGCGCTCACCACCGCGGACGGCGGCGTCAGCGTGTACACGTCACCATCCTGAAGGAGCGCCAGCCCGTCGGGGAGCACCTCGCGCAGCCGGTAGACGGCCTGCCGAAGGTAGCTGCGCCCCGTGGC from Streptomyces sp. NBC_01707 includes the following:
- a CDS encoding malonic semialdehyde reductase; this encodes MSPVLDPAAQDLLFREARTANTFTDEPVTDDQIEAIYDLVKYGPTSMNQQPLRIVLVRSAEARERLLEHMSEANRKKTAAAPLVAILAADNEFHEELPIQFPHFPQAKDLFAERAVRERSAKLNALIQVGYFIIGVRAAGLAAGPMTGFDAEGIDKEFFGDGEHAVLAVVNIGRPGENAWFTRSPRLAYEQVVSTV
- a CDS encoding helix-turn-helix transcriptional regulator; the protein is MRGTDPAGGRARGRENQAMPRLRLRGRGREIVAVREALDTVHGGRGACVVVEGAPGVGKSRLLAEMDEMARRFGFDVVSVRADELDQFAAGAALQSALQSSDGSDRTAAATDDQRLWLLDNITDALENRAQRAPVAVLVDDAQWADPATLFVLRTLPGRLAASRILWVLAVRSETERPTVARVREDLERLGARWLPLGPLPQQELQRIAADLLGARPSPGLAGLLRGVAGNPFLATQLVRAFVDTDAITVAAGVANLRQHGIPVGFRLSVAARLDRLPEDAVRLLQVGSVLGREFDLGTAARMLGRQVGSLLSGVEAALNAGLLSADGPRLAFRHDLIRQAVHDNLPLAVRTALHREAADSLRRTGARSAEIAWHVVMSGGPVDDEAVTTLHTAVRELSSTAPDAAADFAQRIAGLLPPHDRRRITLLTDAAEYLGRTRRVHEALDLVAATLSHGPEPLQEACLRLVAAEIHQAAGDDDAAMTHLQQALDLAALPPYLRVRLLKTKATGHVYLGDITAAEQTDTGLVEAAYRSGDPALVVSAEVFQSQTFFYRGRLARALELAEEATRRTGTESAALYLRPPRIPALWLATVLTATDRLADTGRILREGQREAEALGLGWSLPHWHAARACALLEQGALDDAAVEADASLTVADELEFTQPNPQARSILALVEIRRGDLAKARDHLRAAEAGSGTTAQRYGLWVSLARACLADAEGRHATAAEALTGSFGEQEPTRLLALPPSHWPGIVRIALRGEGPSVAQAVFGALRSLTAQDDSQQIIGAVRAHVDGLLHSDPRALASAITGYRDTGRPLVLAAACEDLGELMATSADTTPAIRYFEEAGQLASASGALRDHERIRQRLRQLGVRTSAPRHHTTGLPEWRNLTGSERKLIPLVVEGLTNRAIADRLYVSVHTVNTHMKHIFTKLGINTRVELTRLAIERGGIADRAD
- a CDS encoding 4-hydroxyphenylacetate 3-hydroxylase N-terminal domain-containing protein, producing the protein MRTGKEYLAALNDGRKMWVGDELVENVATHPKTRAYARRLADFYDLHHRPDLEDVMTFVDEEGVRRSMTWFQHRTKEDLKRKRRYMETVLRELGGGATPRTPDVNNYVLLTYVDDPEPWSSQSVGADGRDLTEGIIDFWNVVREGDLNTTPAFVDPQTDRSRESAQADSPALQVVSTSDEGITVRGVKAIGTGAAFGDWIHIGVFYRPGILPEQIIFGAVKPNTPGVTIICRESNVRDGEDVEHPLASQGDELDSVIVFEDVFIPWNRVFHIGNPQHASLYPQRVFDWLHYQALVRQMVRAELMLGLILLITEHIGTYKLPPVQTRIARFAGFHQTLKAHVIASEDEGFTTPGGLYKPNVLMFDFGRAYYLENIAGMVNEVIDLAGRASLIFPTEGQWKRPELRPWLEALQTGPVGRPHDRLKISRVIRDLFLSDWGNRISTFENFNGTPLLAIRTLTMKRAELSPSGSMADLARKVCGIESLDDEQQDTAYTAQADYARRQDAS
- a CDS encoding LuxR C-terminal-related transcriptional regulator, whose product is MTNSVPTFKLHPPAQPPHLLTRLRLLRRLDAASEPVVVVSAPAGAGKTVLLAEWSRGLAARGECAWLSLDAYDNAPGRLWAVILRALRHVRPELPARIEGDEWTLDAWREEILPSLLTGLGGEGPLTLILDGLETVTDVDAVRSLMDFLTRLPQAFRIVLSTRHMPGRPLPALRARGLVAELDRHDLAFTLEEAQAVLTDLLGSPPTADTSSALYGATEGWAAGLCIMGRALARSASGADMEGSLARGRQGVAEYLATEVLHRLTTEQREFLLRTSVLDELSAGPCQALAGDRAGVLLRELARTVQLLVPVAADPSAYRHHRALSPLLSDALVSEGTDALVSLHRTAAQWYSRQGETTAAVRHWVLGGDESAAVASILDGWEKAISAGRSAEISHWLGHLPPRTVAADARLCVVAAMAALSGGAPETARRWLGVAQLRDTGPETVGEGSTVSDAAAVAQAVACCLMGELLTADRLGESALAGTIPLTSWRALACTARGTALLWTRRYKEAEALLGEATRDAYAAGHSLALVRALGLRAVCALLAGRHDQARILSDEALQAVATAGLDRHFVALSVYISRAGLLLEEGQVEEAERVLAGAEAALAGSPRTGGEPHLRALCHFTRARLESARHNADAAREAREAAERAAARCESPGVLTDLLERVGEGTAVPGPQDLSLGERRVLRALCGPLTLREIAAELYVSHNTVKTQVRAIFRKLDAHNRSGAVARARECGVL
- a CDS encoding flavin reductase family protein, with amino-acid sequence MIGTVDMTVDFRAAMSRLATGVSVITTRSGGTPIGMTASAVSALSLDPLQLLVCIGNHLYTRTAIAEHGRFAVNILGEDSEPLARNFAVSKPDKFAGVEICDDHGVPVLKDAIAAVVCDVAEALPGGDHTIFVGDVRYCAHSGDVRPLLYFAGGFGSLRP